One Erythrobacter aureus DNA segment encodes these proteins:
- the hemW gene encoding radical SAM family heme chaperone HemW yields the protein MARALYIHWPFCIAKCPYCDFNSHVRKTADIAQWKAALVADMQHEHDETQSQEPLASIFFGGGTPSLMPPTLVAALLEKVERLWGFDPTIEITLEANPSSVEAGNFAELAAAGINRVSLGVQSLSDEVLRFLGRLHGVDEALKAVTVAQRHFARVSIDLIYARPDQTEADWEVELGEALALGTDHMSLYQLTIEPATRFATDVRRGVFEPLGDDYAADLFALTREMTEAAGLPAYEVSNHARPGQESRHNLTYWRYQDYVGIGPGAHGRRCGIATIRHRKPENYLSAVAMQGHGIAEARPLAHGEQASEALLMGLRLAEGVDLAALARRFDAAPAALVDEAKLALYRDLGLVWMEQERIGVTPQGMPLLDALLGEVVCTDLVTS from the coding sequence TTGGCCCGCGCTCTCTACATTCACTGGCCCTTCTGTATCGCGAAATGTCCTTATTGCGATTTCAACAGCCATGTCCGGAAAACTGCGGATATCGCGCAATGGAAAGCTGCGCTGGTGGCGGACATGCAGCATGAGCATGATGAGACACAGTCGCAAGAACCCCTCGCAAGTATCTTTTTTGGCGGAGGAACTCCGTCTCTCATGCCTCCCACCCTCGTTGCCGCCCTGCTGGAGAAAGTAGAGCGCTTGTGGGGCTTCGATCCGACGATCGAGATTACGCTCGAAGCCAATCCCAGCAGTGTCGAAGCGGGCAATTTCGCCGAACTCGCGGCAGCGGGGATCAATCGCGTTTCGCTGGGCGTGCAGAGTCTGAGCGACGAGGTGTTGCGTTTTCTCGGCAGGCTGCATGGCGTCGACGAAGCGCTGAAGGCGGTGACGGTGGCGCAGCGGCATTTCGCTCGCGTTTCGATCGACCTGATTTATGCCCGGCCCGACCAGACGGAGGCGGACTGGGAAGTAGAACTGGGCGAGGCACTGGCGCTCGGTACCGATCACATGTCGCTCTATCAGCTTACGATAGAGCCCGCGACGCGCTTCGCGACCGATGTGCGGCGCGGCGTGTTCGAACCCCTCGGCGATGATTATGCGGCCGATCTGTTTGCTCTGACTCGCGAGATGACCGAAGCTGCCGGCCTCCCGGCCTATGAGGTCAGCAACCACGCGCGGCCGGGTCAGGAGAGCCGCCACAATCTGACATACTGGCGCTATCAGGATTATGTCGGCATCGGCCCCGGTGCGCATGGACGGCGGTGCGGCATCGCGACGATACGCCACCGCAAGCCCGAGAACTACCTCTCCGCAGTGGCGATGCAGGGGCACGGGATCGCCGAAGCGCGTCCGCTAGCTCACGGAGAACAGGCTAGCGAAGCGTTGCTGATGGGACTGCGGCTGGCCGAAGGGGTCGATCTCGCGGCACTGGCCCGCCGGTTCGACGCAGCGCCCGCTGCGTTGGTCGACGAGGCCAAACTGGCACTGTATCGCGATCTCGGCCTTGTCTGGATGGAGCAAGAACGGATCGGCGTCACGCCGCAGGGCATGCCGCTGCTCGATGCCTTGCTTGGCGAAGTGGTCTGCACAGACCTCGTGACGTCATGA
- a CDS encoding CAP domain-containing protein — translation MDGSKKWIASLGGAIAVLCATVTAAAASGASKPLDLRRADPAPRSIDRQGISDLRMAARILDAHNRERDRLSLRPLKWNVHLEREAREWAHHLSRKGKLQHADGKTRNRTGENLWMGTAGHWPVETMVGMFIEEKQHYRHAHFPDISKTGNWADVGHYTQVVWRETKEVGCAVVSARGNDVLVCRYWPAGNVWGQKAF, via the coding sequence ATGGATGGGTCGAAAAAATGGATCGCGTCGCTGGGCGGCGCCATTGCCGTGCTATGTGCCACGGTCACTGCTGCAGCCGCAAGCGGGGCGTCGAAACCGCTCGATTTGCGCCGCGCCGACCCGGCACCGCGCTCGATTGATCGCCAAGGCATATCCGACCTGCGCATGGCGGCCCGCATTCTGGACGCCCATAATCGGGAGCGGGACCGGCTGAGCCTGCGCCCGCTGAAATGGAATGTCCACCTCGAACGCGAGGCGCGGGAATGGGCGCATCATCTCTCCCGCAAGGGCAAGCTTCAGCATGCCGACGGGAAAACACGGAACCGGACAGGTGAAAACCTCTGGATGGGCACAGCCGGACATTGGCCCGTTGAAACCATGGTCGGCATGTTCATCGAGGAAAAGCAACACTATCGCCACGCTCATTTTCCCGACATCTCCAAAACCGGGAACTGGGCCGATGTCGGGCACTATACACAGGTGGTCTGGCGTGAAACCAAGGAAGTCGGTTGTGCAGTGGTGAGCGCGCGCGGCAACGACGTGCTTGTCTGCCGTTACTGGCCGGCCGGAAACGTGTGGGGACAGAAGGCTTTCTAA
- the rdgB gene encoding RdgB/HAM1 family non-canonical purine NTP pyrophosphatase, with protein sequence MTRRIGSGALVIATHNEGKLKEISALLEPHGVKCISAGSLGLPEPAETGTTFVQNALIKARAAAEASGLVALADDSGLSVDALDGRPGVYTADWAERQWFEGDPGRDWYMAMGKVEGMLQEKGAEVDRSCAFHCVLAVAWPDGEQAVYEGTAPGTLTWPPRGTMGFGYDPVFVPRGREQTFAQLDPAEKHAISHRADAFAKLVADQFG encoded by the coding sequence ATGACACGCCGCATCGGTTCGGGCGCGCTGGTAATCGCCACGCATAACGAAGGCAAGCTGAAGGAAATTTCCGCTCTGCTCGAACCGCATGGCGTCAAATGTATCTCGGCCGGATCGCTGGGCCTGCCCGAACCTGCCGAGACGGGTACGACCTTCGTTCAGAACGCGCTGATCAAGGCGCGTGCTGCGGCGGAGGCATCGGGCCTCGTCGCCCTGGCGGATGATAGCGGTTTGTCCGTCGATGCACTCGACGGACGGCCCGGCGTTTACACCGCCGACTGGGCCGAACGACAGTGGTTCGAAGGCGATCCGGGGCGCGACTGGTATATGGCGATGGGCAAGGTCGAAGGCATGCTGCAGGAGAAAGGCGCCGAGGTCGATCGGTCCTGCGCTTTTCATTGCGTCCTCGCGGTCGCCTGGCCCGATGGCGAGCAAGCGGTCTATGAAGGCACCGCCCCCGGCACGTTAACCTGGCCGCCGCGCGGCACCATGGGGTTCGGATACGATCCCGTCTTCGTGCCCAGGGGGCGCGAGCAAACGTTCGCGCAGCTCGATCCGGCAGAGAAACACGCCATCAGCCACCGCGCCGATGCTTTTGCCAAGCTCGTCGCCGACCAGTTTGGCTGA
- the rph gene encoding ribonuclease PH, with the protein MRPSGRAPDEMRAITIETGYTKHAEGSCLISFGETRVLCTASVEERIPPWLRGKGEGWVTGEYSMLPRATHTRGQREAAKGKQSGRTQEIQRLIGRSLRAVVDHKKLGERQITLDCDVLQADGGTRTASISGAWVALRLAVDGLMKSGAITQDPITAKVAAISCGIYDGTPVLDLDYPEDSNADADANFVLIEGGKIAEAQATAEGAPYDEEAFLRLLRLAQMGCADIFKAQDEATRK; encoded by the coding sequence ATGCGACCTTCCGGCCGTGCGCCCGACGAAATGCGTGCCATCACCATCGAAACCGGTTACACCAAGCATGCCGAAGGTAGCTGCCTTATCAGCTTCGGCGAAACGCGCGTGCTGTGCACCGCCAGTGTCGAAGAACGCATTCCGCCATGGCTGCGCGGCAAGGGCGAAGGCTGGGTGACCGGCGAATATTCGATGCTCCCCCGCGCTACGCATACGCGCGGCCAGCGCGAGGCGGCCAAGGGAAAACAAAGCGGACGAACGCAGGAAATCCAGCGCCTAATCGGGCGGAGCTTGCGCGCCGTGGTCGATCATAAGAAGCTCGGCGAGCGCCAGATCACGCTCGATTGCGACGTGCTGCAAGCCGATGGCGGCACGCGCACAGCCTCGATCTCCGGTGCTTGGGTTGCCCTGCGTCTCGCGGTCGACGGGCTGATGAAATCCGGCGCAATCACCCAGGATCCGATTACGGCCAAGGTCGCTGCGATTTCCTGCGGCATCTATGACGGTACGCCGGTGCTCGATCTCGACTATCCCGAAGACAGCAATGCCGATGCGGACGCCAATTTCGTACTCATCGAAGGCGGCAAGATCGCGGAGGCACAGGCCACGGCCGAGGGCGCACCCTATGACGAGGAAGCTTTCCTGCGCCTGCTCCGCCTCGCTCAGATGGGCTGCGCGGACATCTTCAAGGCCCAAGACGAGGCAACGCGGAAATGA
- the hrcA gene encoding heat-inducible transcriptional repressor HrcA, translating to MNSPPLTDLSDRARDIFRLVVEGYLDSGAPVGSKALASESGVNLSPASIRSVLAELEQRGLLAAPHTSAGRMPTESGLRLFVDAMMQVAEPSQEERAAIEQRLAEPGPIERALEKTSALLSDLSGAAGMVMVPTREPRLSQVSLTALDANRVLAVLVGEDGHIENRILSLPVEALGTSLEQASNYLTAHTSGRTLAEAASTVKEEIASGRSALDEASRDLVQRGLATWSEDATNRPVLIVRGQANLLDDVALGDIERVRSLLDDLESKQSVASLLDRARRAEAMRIFIGSENRLFSLSGSSVIASPYRDREGRVVGVLGVIGPTRLNYARVVPMVDFTARSLGKRIG from the coding sequence ATGAATTCTCCACCGCTCACTGATTTGTCGGATCGCGCGCGGGATATCTTCCGTCTCGTGGTGGAAGGCTATCTCGACAGCGGCGCGCCGGTGGGATCGAAAGCTCTCGCGAGCGAGAGCGGAGTAAACCTCTCACCGGCCTCGATCCGTTCGGTTCTGGCCGAGCTCGAACAACGCGGCCTGCTGGCGGCACCCCATACCAGTGCCGGACGGATGCCGACGGAAAGCGGCCTGCGCCTTTTCGTCGATGCGATGATGCAGGTTGCCGAACCGTCTCAAGAGGAGCGTGCCGCCATCGAACAGCGGCTGGCCGAACCGGGGCCGATCGAGCGTGCACTCGAGAAAACCAGCGCACTTCTTTCCGATCTTTCGGGCGCTGCGGGGATGGTCATGGTGCCCACGCGCGAACCTCGGTTGTCTCAGGTTTCGCTGACAGCGCTCGATGCCAACCGGGTGCTAGCCGTGCTCGTCGGCGAAGATGGGCATATCGAGAACCGCATTCTGTCGCTGCCGGTAGAAGCGCTCGGCACCTCGCTTGAGCAGGCCAGTAATTATCTCACCGCGCATACCTCGGGTCGGACGCTGGCCGAGGCCGCCAGCACGGTTAAGGAGGAAATCGCCAGCGGCAGGTCCGCTCTCGACGAGGCAAGCCGCGATCTCGTGCAGCGCGGACTTGCTACCTGGAGCGAGGATGCAACCAACCGCCCGGTGTTGATCGTACGCGGCCAGGCAAATCTGCTCGACGATGTGGCGCTGGGGGATATCGAACGTGTGCGTTCGCTGCTCGACGATCTGGAAAGCAAGCAATCGGTCGCCAGCCTGCTTGATCGCGCGCGGCGTGCGGAGGCGATGCGGATATTCATCGGCAGCGAGAACCGGCTGTTCTCGCTTTCCGGGTCATCGGTGATCGCTTCGCCCTATCGCGATCGCGAGGGCAGAGTGGTCGGCGTGCTGGGTGTGATCGGTCCGACGCGGTTGAATTACGCGCGGGTCGTCCCCATGGTGGATTTCACGGCCCGATCCTTGGGCAAACGAATAGGCTAA
- the grpE gene encoding nucleotide exchange factor GrpE encodes MNDENNKEPQDKAVDEEVAREMEGVPEHLRDDGEAADEDKGLEEALAKLKGDLDSAMQDVLYARAETQNVRRRLEKDVQDARNYGATSFARDILSVADNLARALDHVPEELREHEKAKNFIAGIEATQRELEKVFGQNGITRIAAKGIPLDPNQHQAMMEVPTDEAEPGTIVQEMQAGYMIKDRLLRPAMVGVAKKPD; translated from the coding sequence GTGAACGACGAAAACAACAAAGAACCGCAAGACAAGGCGGTCGACGAAGAAGTGGCACGCGAAATGGAAGGCGTCCCGGAACATCTGCGTGACGATGGTGAAGCTGCCGATGAAGATAAGGGCCTCGAAGAAGCGCTCGCCAAGCTGAAGGGCGATCTCGATAGCGCAATGCAGGACGTGCTTTATGCCCGTGCGGAAACGCAGAATGTACGCCGCCGCCTCGAAAAAGACGTCCAGGATGCCCGCAATTACGGCGCAACCAGTTTCGCCCGCGATATCCTGAGCGTGGCCGATAACCTCGCCCGTGCGCTCGACCACGTGCCCGAAGAGCTGCGTGAGCATGAGAAAGCGAAGAATTTCATCGCCGGGATCGAGGCCACACAGCGCGAGCTGGAGAAGGTGTTCGGTCAGAACGGTATCACCCGTATCGCCGCCAAGGGCATACCGCTCGATCCGAACCAGCACCAGGCGATGATGGAAGTGCCGACCGACGAGGCAGAGCCCGGCACGATCGTGCAGGAAATGCAGGCCGGCTACATGATCAAGGACCGGCTGCTGCGCCCGGCCATGGTCGGCGTGGCGAAGAAGCCCGACTGA
- a CDS encoding DUF885 domain-containing protein, producing the protein MRTAIFGAAVLVAATCTTPLAAQESADERLEALADAYYDYQLEQFGLTENANGSTEQGDRLWSVAPEAQRARAAQHAEYLAQLDKIDISKLSETAQTNALVLRTLLEAEIGDARFSEWEMPFDSDSNFWSYLAARSSFPTAEEYENYIGRMRDIPRYFAEHTANAKAGLERGFSVPRITLEGRDVSISSYVVDDPEQSPFWTPFADMPRSIPQAEQERLRAAGRAAIRESVTPAYAAWLAFFREEYLPNTRTTLGASEFPDGPAYYAQQIRQYTTLDLTAEEIHQIGLDEVARITAEMETAKEEAGFDGTLDEFIAFLRSDPQFVADTPDELMGVAAYTAKRVDDKLDEYFGFLPRYRHGLRPVDPAIAPYYTAGRGGLEFCQINTHDLPSRPVYNIPALTMHECAPGHSFQAAIALERDDAPRFRRQTYFSGFGEGWGLYVEYLGNEMGIYRNPYERFGQLSYEMWRAARLVIDTGIHHYGWTREQAIEYLSSHTALSDREVGTEIDRYISWPGQALAYKLGEMTMRRVRAKAEKALGKDFDIRKFHDVVLSLGSVPLPALEARIDAFIADGGQGLSGVTYD; encoded by the coding sequence ATGAGGACTGCTATTTTCGGAGCGGCGGTCCTCGTCGCTGCCACCTGTACCACGCCGCTTGCCGCGCAAGAGAGCGCCGATGAGCGGCTCGAGGCGCTGGCGGATGCCTATTACGATTATCAGCTCGAACAATTCGGGCTTACCGAAAATGCCAATGGCAGCACCGAACAGGGCGATCGGCTGTGGTCGGTTGCCCCGGAAGCGCAGCGGGCGCGCGCTGCGCAACATGCCGAATATCTGGCCCAGCTCGACAAGATCGATATCTCGAAGTTGAGCGAGACGGCGCAGACCAATGCGCTGGTTTTGCGCACTCTGCTCGAAGCTGAAATTGGCGATGCGCGCTTTAGCGAATGGGAAATGCCCTTCGACAGCGATAGCAATTTCTGGTCTTACCTTGCCGCGCGCAGCAGCTTTCCCACGGCTGAGGAATACGAGAACTATATCGGCCGGATGCGCGATATTCCGCGCTATTTCGCCGAACATACAGCCAATGCGAAAGCAGGGCTGGAACGCGGATTTTCCGTTCCCCGGATCACGCTGGAGGGGCGCGATGTCTCGATCAGTTCCTATGTCGTCGACGACCCCGAACAGAGCCCCTTCTGGACACCCTTCGCCGATATGCCGCGCAGCATTCCCCAGGCGGAACAGGAGCGTTTGCGCGCAGCCGGACGCGCAGCGATTCGTGAAAGCGTCACCCCTGCCTATGCCGCGTGGCTTGCCTTTTTCCGCGAAGAATATCTGCCCAACACCCGCACCACATTGGGGGCGAGCGAGTTTCCCGATGGCCCGGCCTATTACGCCCAGCAGATCCGGCAATATACGACACTGGATCTGACCGCTGAGGAGATCCACCAGATCGGTCTCGACGAAGTGGCGCGAATCACCGCCGAAATGGAAACGGCGAAGGAAGAGGCCGGATTTGACGGGACGCTGGACGAATTCATCGCCTTCCTGCGCAGCGATCCGCAATTTGTGGCAGATACGCCGGACGAACTGATGGGAGTCGCGGCCTATACGGCCAAGCGAGTCGACGACAAGTTGGACGAATATTTCGGCTTCCTGCCGCGCTATCGCCATGGCCTGCGACCGGTCGATCCGGCCATCGCGCCTTACTATACGGCGGGCAGGGGTGGGCTGGAGTTCTGCCAGATCAACACCCACGATCTACCCTCGCGTCCGGTCTACAACATTCCCGCGCTGACAATGCACGAATGCGCGCCGGGTCATTCCTTTCAGGCGGCCATCGCGCTCGAGCGCGACGATGCACCGCGCTTCCGCCGCCAAACCTATTTCTCCGGCTTCGGCGAGGGCTGGGGGCTTTATGTCGAGTATCTCGGCAATGAGATGGGCATTTACCGCAATCCGTATGAGCGTTTCGGCCAACTATCGTACGAGATGTGGCGTGCCGCGCGGCTGGTGATCGACACCGGCATTCACCATTATGGCTGGACCCGCGAGCAGGCGATCGAGTACCTCTCCAGCCACACCGCCCTGTCGGACCGGGAAGTGGGGACCGAAATCGACCGTTATATCAGTTGGCCGGGCCAGGCCCTGGCTTACAAGCTGGGCGAAATGACCATGCGCCGCGTGCGTGCGAAAGCGGAAAAGGCGCTGGGCAAGGATTTCGACATCCGCAAATTCCACGATGTTGTGCTCTCGCTTGGTTCGGTGCCGCTGCCCGCGCTCGAAGCCCGGATCGATGCCTTCATTGCCGATGGCGGGCAGGGTCTTTCCGGTGTGACATACGACTGA